A window of the Fusarium poae strain DAOMC 252244 chromosome 3, whole genome shotgun sequence genome harbors these coding sequences:
- a CDS encoding hypothetical protein (SECRETED:SignalP(1-24)~CAZy:AA7), which produces MKSSISSVLGWAATLLVSATEITAMQKYNCCALLEDAGLKHVYYPSSEGYKTRTDSYFSVSSQLQPYCIVQPESTEDVSVIIKTLIPDTTCNLAVRSGGHTVWAANNINDGVTIDLGLMNNTTYTEETKVAHVQAGSIWRDVYEALEPFGVTAAGGRTSTVGVAGFLTGGGNTFYTARRGFGCDQVVNFEVVLGDGRIVNANKTDNTDLWKALKGGSTNFGIVTRFDLQAFDAPLLWGGLVTYTTETTDAHVEAYKNWTDNIENYQDGSVIPFWSYTPQAGKIGITVSYEDTTGVVAPKALDSFWEIPYETSNLRKDSHRNMTVELELVAGYRNVWFAITFKNKLSLYQKALELHQQFVSDWKAQSPDGDFICHAIFQAMPTVFSKHSLERGGNVAGLDLEKDNAVMFQVQHMVNGVEQEKLARERMVKFRQTMKQFSVDEDAAVEWEYLNYADFTQDPLSTYGSENVEFIRKVAKKYDPEGVFQTRFPGGFKISKVA; this is translated from the exons ATGAAGTCGAGTATCTCATCAGTCCTGGGTTGGGCTGCAACGCTCCTCGTCTCAGCTACAGAGATTACCGCCATGCAAAAGTATAACTGT TGTGCTTTGCTTGAAGATGCGGGCTTGAAACACGTTTACTACCCCAGCAGTGAAGGATACAAGACGCGAACGGACTCGTACTTCTCCGTGTCGTCGCAATTGCAGCCTTATTGCATTGTCCAGCCTGAGAGTACCGAGGATGTATCTGTTATCATCAAGACTTTGATACCGGATACTACCTGTAACCTTGCGGTGCGAAGTGGTGGTCACACTGTTTGGGCAGCCAACAACA TTAACGATGGAGTGACTATTGATCTGG GGTTAATGAACAACACCACGTATACGGAAGAGACAAAGGTTGCTCATGTCCAAGCTGGATCAATCTGGCGCGATGTTTACGAAGCTCTCGAGCCTTTTGGTGTCACCGCTGCTGGCGGTCGTACCTCAACTGTTGGTGTCGCCGGTTTCTTGACAGGTGGTGGCAATACATTTTACACTGCCCGTCGCGGTTTCGGATGTGATCAAGTCGTCAACTTTGAGGTCGTCCTTGGTGATGG ACGCATTGTTAATGCCAACAAGACCGACAACACCGATCTTTGGAAAGCGCTCAAGGGTGGATCAACCAACTTTGGTATCGTCACCCGCTTCGACCTACAGGCTTTTGATGCTCCTCTTCTTTGGGGCGGCCTTGTCACGTACACGACCGAAACGACAGATGCCCACGTCGAAgcctacaagaattggactGATAACATTGAGAACTACCAAGATGGATCTGTCATTCCATTCTGGAGCTATACTCCTCAAGCTGGGAAGATAGGCATCACTGTCTCGTACGAGGATACAACTGGTGTTGTTGCGCCAAAGGCTCTGGATTCTTTCTGGGAGATCCCCTATGAAACTTCCAACCTGCGCAAAGATTCCCATCGCAACATGACAGTCGAGCTAGAGCTCGTTGCTGGATACCG AAATGTCTGGTTTGCCATAACATTCAAGAACAAACTTTCCCTTTACCAGAAAGCTCTTGAACTCCATCAGCAATTTGTCAGTGACTGGAAAGCTCAATCGCCAGATGGAGATTTTATCTGCCACGCCATTTTCCAGGCCATGCCGACTGTCTTTTCCAAGCACTCCCTTGAAAGAGGTGGTAACGTCGCCGGTCTCGATCTCGAGAAGGACAACGCTGTCATGTTCCAGGTGCAGCACATGGTCAACGGCGTTGAGCAGGAGAAGCTTGCGCGTGAGCGTATGGTCAAATTCCGTCAGACAATGAAGCAGTTTAGTGTTGATGAAGACGCTGCTGTGGAATGGGAGTACCTCAATTACGCTGACTTTACTCAAGACCCTCTCTCTACATATGGATCGGAGAATGTCGAGTTTATCAGAAAGGTTGCTAAGAAGTACGACCCGGAGGGTGTCTTCCAGACGCGGTTTCCTGGCGGTTTCAAGATTTCCAAGGTTGCTTGA
- a CDS encoding hypothetical protein (TransMembrane:7 (o6-28i40-62o82-100i121-148o168-189i201-222o234-256i)) gives MDHATALIIVQATLVILSLCVLILRYWTRLCFERRKLTTSDYFAGIGWLFAVGWFVSSAIATDIIHNNNATNEEGLVQDVKYLKTVFIAEYCFDIGIYWPKLSITAFYWHLIPDVFRPLRIGLHAITTYLVCCMAVAFLLNTLIAGNISNNWSIENQLLSAWNSLPNFITQWCMNFSTDLLLFCFPFFILNHLKLRKEQKLGLIGVFSLGAITLTVSLTRFIMSCVASYQLDDASGNTLCTAEMTTAVIIVCLPGLKKLIKRSKLPTKTDNSYQSSSGIATVSSAPLKSQQTQSYAEWGMKDSDIELVPEGEEYLRMPDLVLLRSPKEPEKDQFQDA, from the exons ATGGACCATGCTACTGCATTAATA ATCGTACAAGCTACACTCGTCATACTCTCTCTATGCGTTCTCATCCTCCGATACTGGACGCGACTCTGCTTTGAAAGAAGAAAACTTACTACGTCCGACTATTTCGCAGGGATAGGATGGCTATTTGCTGTGGGATGGTTTGTGTCGTCGGCAATTGCTACGGATATAATACACAACAATAATGCCACGAACGAAGAAGGCTTGGTCCAAGATGTCAAATACCTCAAG ACCGTTTTCATTGCCGAATATTGTTTCGATATTGGAATATACTGGCCCAAACTTTCAATCACGGCCTTTTACTGGCATCTAATACCCGATGTCTTTCGACCCTTGAGGATAGGATTGCACGCGATCACGACATACCTGGTCTGCTGTATGGCGGTCGCGTTCCTTTTGAACACGCTAATTGCAGGAAACATTTCAAACAATTG GTCAATTGAAAACCAACTGCTTTCAGCGTGGAACTCACTCCCAAACTTCATTACACAGTGGTGTATGAACTTCTCAACTGATCTACTAC TCTTTTGTTTCCCATTCTTCATTCTCAATCATTTGAAACTCCGCAAAGAACAGAAACTCGGTCTGATTGGAGTCTTTTCTCTCGGTGCAATCACCCTAACAGTCAGCCTTACCCGCTTCATTATGAGCTGCGTAGCTAGCTATCAGCTTGATGATGCATCCGGCAATACGTTATGCACAGCTGAGATGACGACGGCCGTGATTATCGTTTGTCTTCCAGGCTTGAAGAAGCTTATCAAGCGGTCAAAACTGCCTACAAAAACAGATAATTCATATCAATCTAGCTCAGGGATCGCAACTGTGAGTAGTGCACCACTCAAGTCGCAGCAAACACAGAGTTATGCGGAATGGGGTATGAAGGACAGTGATATTGAACTGGTTCCTGAAGGCGAGGAGTATCTTCGTATGCCAGATCTAGTCTTGTTACGTAGCCCAAAAGAGCCGGAGAAGGACCAATTTCAGGATGCGTAG
- a CDS encoding hypothetical protein (CAZy:GH95), with the protein MDDDSEITNTDQGLLLHYATPASSWSEALPIGNGRLGAMVYGRTSTELLQLNEDSVWYGGPQDRTPRDAYSNLGTLRQLIRDEKHKEAEALVREAFFATPASMRHYEPLGQCTIELGHDEKNVSNYTRQLNLVTSQSTTKYDYKGVSYRRDVIASFPNNVLALRFQASAPTRFVVRLNRQSEVEGETNEYLDSIRAQENNIILQATPGGKNSNRLALALGVSCKYSSGTVKVIGNCLIVNAEECVIAIGAHTTYRSYNPDASALRDVNSALRESWDTLISRHRQDYSRLFGKTSLRMWPDASHVPTNERIQSNRDAGLVALYHNYGRYLLISSSRKSAKALPATLQGIWNPSFAPPWGSKFTININLQMNYWPAASCNLIECAIPLIDLLGRMAEKGKRTAKIMYNCRGWCAHHNTDIWADTDPQDRWMPATLWPLGGVWLCIDLVKMLIYQYDHMLHIRIAPLLEGCIQFLLDFLIPSACGKYLVTNPSLSPENTFISDSGQTGTFCEGSVMDMTIVRIALESFIWSTSILNKEHPLQKEVMATLGKLPPFRINKSGVIQEWGLRDYKEAEPGHRHVSHLFGLYPDDFISLDSSPALVEAARKTLARRAEHGGGHTGWSRAWLLNLYARLRESAKCEEHMDLLLSASTLPNMLDNHPPFQIDGNFGGCAGVTECLIQSNLRPDELSSQVVMIYLLPSLPSSWSNGKLSNIRVMGGWLVSLEWREGQLTQPLLLESTVNHAPNALVVFPNGKRVPVMKSKGQQKVWY; encoded by the coding sequence ATGGACGATGACTCTGAAATAACCAATACGGACCAGGGCCTTCTTCTGCATTACGCTACCCCCGCTTCTTCATGGTCCGAGGCTCTTCCCATTGGCAATGGCCGACTGGGAGCTATGGTTTATGGACGAACATCCACCGAACTACTGCAGCTTAACGAGGATTCTGTTTGGTACGGTGGTCCACAGGATAGGACACCTCGGGACGCATACAGTAATTTGGGAACCCTGAGACAACTCATCAGAGATGAAAAGCACAAAGAAGCTGAAGCTCTTGTACGGGAGGCCTTTTTTGCAACGCCAGCTAGTATGAGACACTACGAGCCATTGGGCCAGTGTACAATTGAGCTTGGTCATGACGAGAAGAATGTCAGCAATTACACACGCCAACTCAACCTGGTCACTTCCCAAAGCACGACAAAGTATGACTACAAAGGGGTTTCGTATCGTCGCGATGTGATCGCAAGTTTCCCGAACAATGTCTTGGCCCTTCGATTTCAAGCTTCGGCACCTACACGATTTGTCGTGCGTTTAAATCGACAGAGTGAGGTTGAAGGGGAGACCAATGAGTATCTCGACAGTATCCGTGCACAGGAAAACAACATTATTCTCCAAGCGACACCAGGTGGAAAGAACAGCAATCGACTAGCCCTTGCTCTCGGTGTCTCATGCAAATACAGCAGTGGAACTGTCAAGGTAATCGGAAATTGTCTGATCGTCAACGCAGAGGAATGTGTCATTGCTATTGGTGCACATACAACTTATCGGTCTTATAACCCAGATGCGTCTGCGCTTAGAGACGTCAACTCGGCTCTTCGAGAATCTTGGGACACTTTGATCAGTCGTCATCGACAGGATTATAGCAGACTCTTTGGGAAAACTTCACTTCGGATGTGGCCAGACGCGAGCCATGTCCCAACCAACGAAAGAATACAAAGCAACAGAGATGCTGGTTTAGTGGCGCTTTATCATAACTACGGTCGGTACCTACTCATCTCGTCGAGTCGCAAGTCAGCAAAGGCTCTTCCTGCCACTTTGCAGGGTATATGGAATCCCTCATTTGCGCCACCATGGGGATCCAAGTTTacaatcaacatcaaccttcAAATGAACTACTGGCCAGCTGCATCTTGCAACCTGATCGAGTGTGCAATCCCACTCATTGACCTTCTCGGGAGAATGGCTGAGAAGGGCAAGAGGACAGCCAAGATTATGTACAACTGCAGGGGCTGGTGCGCGCATCACAACACAGATATCTGGGCAGATACCGACCCTCAGGATCGCTGGATGCCGGCGACTCTGTGGCCACTTGGTGGAGTCTGGCTCTGCATTGACTTGGTAAAGATGCTCATATATCAGTATGATCACATGCTCCATATTCGTATCGCTCCTTTACTTGAAGGGTGTATTCAATTTCTCCTTGATTTTCTGATTCCATCAGCTTGCGGAAAGTATCTGGTTACAAACCCTTCTTTGTCTCCGGAAAACACGTTTATATCCGACTCGGGACAAACTGGAACGTTCTGCGAAGGATCAGTCATGGATATGACTATTGTACGAATTGCTCTAGAAAGCTTCATCTGGAGCACGAGTATTCTTAATAAGGAGCACCCACTTCAGAAAGAGGTCATGGCGACCCTTGGTAAACTACCGCCCTTTCGTATCAACAAGAGTGGCGTGATACAAGAATGGGGCTTGAGAGATTATAAAGAAGCTGAGCCAGGACATCGCCATGTCTCCCATCTCTTCGGACTCTACCCTGACGACTTTATCAGCTTGGATTCTTCCCCAGCATTGGTCGAAGCTGCAAGAAAAACCCTCGCTAGGAGAGCTGAACATGGAGGAGGCCATACGGGCTGGAGTAGGGCGTGGCTTTTGAACCTCTATGCACGATTGAGAGAATCAGCCAAATGTGAGGAACACATGGATTTACTACTGAGTGCTTCAACTTTGCCAAACATGCTGGATAACCATCCGCCATTCCAGATAGACGGTAATTTTGGGGGCTGTGCTGGCGTGACAGAGTGCTTGATACAGTCTAATCTGAGACCTGATGAGTTGTCAAGTCAGGTCGTCATGATATATCTCTTACCAAGCTTGCCCTCGTCTTGGAGCAATGGGAAGTTGAGTAACATCAGAGTCATGGGAGGCTGGCTGGTTTCTCTGGAATGGAGAGAAGGTCAACTCACACAGCCATTGCTCTTGGAGTCTACGGTAAATCATGCTCCAAATGCTCTTGTTGTTTTTCCAAATGGGAAGCGAGTACCTGTAATGAAGAGTAAGGGACAGCAAAAGGTGTGGTATTAG
- a CDS encoding hypothetical protein (SECRETED:SignalP(1-18)): MKFSAITAAAALFGAASAANKAVVINECDTAIYVQSVPFNGGAAGPLTTLKPGQRFSEDLRTPGSTIKIADTRTLNKPLFFGYSSDANNVYYELNTQYGNPFATKHNILNPGDGCQKFDCKAGDAKCYSTPSSPKNYGCPNPVTLYAKICAK; encoded by the coding sequence ATGAAGTTCTCCGCCATCaccgctgctgctgccctcTTCGGCGCTGCTTCTGCCGCCAACAAGGCCGTCGTCATCAACGAGTGTGACACCGCCATCTACGTCCAGTCCGTCCCCTTCAACGGCGGTGCTGCCGGTCCCTTGACCACTCTCAAGCCTGGTCAGCGATTCTCCGAGGATCTCCGCACTCCTGGCTCTACCATCAAGATTGCCGACACCCGCACTCTCAACAAGCCTCTCTTCTTTGGCTACTCCTCTGACGCCAACAACGTCTACTACGAGCTTAACACTCAGTACGGCAACCCCTTTGCCACCAAGCACAACATCCTGAACCCTGGTGATGGCTGCCAGAAGTTCGACTGCAAGGCTGGCGACGCCAAGTGCTACAGCACTCCCAGCAGCCCCAAGAACTACGGATGCCCCAACCCCGTCACTCTTTACGCCAAGATCTGCGCCAAATAA
- a CDS encoding hypothetical protein (SECRETED:SignalP(1-21)): protein MRGFICVQAITTLAFSTVAIAQTLPEDLAGVISNYSSLSLFRSLLSSAPQALITSLSEKDNNVTVLIPTNNAIESYLKTSSVSDVTELNQTELQVFFSYHILSASLTSSDFDDPRGLSVPTLLQNSQFNNRSAGPQIESQFGKGSDGQVVFASRQGRNKRADDDLGGPNIILRAGLAQDVKMTAVDGSWGTNNTNSFQIVDKVLSPPRSCSNTVHTINDTRLVTLNSALIKAQLWPALDTSRNVTCLAPSTQAFKNAGSPDIKLSKSDLAGALLAHTLNEVTYSNYLRDGQVVGTLNNTEVRVSIRGNDIFFNNAKVIEANILTNNGLIHILDSVIEEGGKPSNNSTGSTTDETPSATSNEQSPTSTSGSNSTEQGNSGSYFSVGVYNYLVPAFVLFMI, encoded by the exons ATGCGAGGATTTATCTGTGTACAGGCTATCACGACCTTGGCCTTTTCAACGGTCGCCATTGCCCAAACCCTTCCTGAAGACTTGGCTGGAGTAATCTCCAACTACTCGTCTCTCTCTTTGTTCCGATCCCTACTCAGCTCTGCTCCCCAAGCTCTCATCACTTCTCTATCTGAAAAAGATAACAATGTCACTGTTCTGATCCCTACCAATAATGCCATCGAGAGTTATCTGAAAACTTCCAGCGTCTCTGATGTAACAGAGCTCAATCAGACAGAACTACAAGTCTTCTTTTCATATCACATTCTGTCAGCCTCACTGACTTCCTCCGATTTTGATGACCCACGAGGATTGTCAGTTCCTACTCTACTACAAAATTCACAATTCAACAACAGAAGTGCAGGACCTCAAATTGAAAGCCAATTCGGAAAAGGCTCTGATGGTCAAGTTGTTTTTGCTTCAAGGCAAGGTCGAAACAAGCGAGCTGATGATGATCTTGGAGGACCGAATATTATTCTACGAGCTGGTTTGGCCCAGGACGTCAAAATGACTGCAGTTGATGGTTCTTGGGGCACTAATAATACCAACTCATTCCAAATTGTTGACAA AGTTCTTTCTCCTCCCAGGTCTTGCTCCAACACTGTTCACACCATTAACGATACGCGACTTGTTACCCTGAATAGCGCTCTGATCAAAGCGCAACTCTGGCCTGCTCTTGATACATCTCGGAATGTGACATGTCTGGCGCCTTCGACTCAAGCTTTCAAGAATGCAGGAAGCCCAGACATTAAACTCTCCAAGTCAGACTTGGCTGGAGCATTGCT TGCTCACACCTTGAACGAAGTTACATATTCCAACTATCTTCGAGATGGACAGGTCGTTGGGACTCTGAACAACACCGAAGTCCGGGTTAGTATTCGAGGGAACGACATCTTCTTTAACAATGCCAAGGTTATTGAAGCAAACATTCTTACTAACAACGGTCTTATTCATAT CCTTGATTCTGTCATTGAGGAGGGAGGTAAACCCAGTAATAATAGCACTGGTAGTACGACGGATGAGACTCCCAGTGCGACATCGAATGAACAGTCACCGACTTCAACTTCTGGCAGCAACTCGACTGAGCAGGGAAACTCTGGAAGTTATTTTTCTGTTGGGGTTTACAACTATCTTGTGCCAGCTTTCGTCCTATTCATGATTTGA